The following coding sequences are from one Salvia hispanica cultivar TCC Black 2014 chromosome 3, UniMelb_Shisp_WGS_1.0, whole genome shotgun sequence window:
- the LOC125217126 gene encoding 2-methylpropanoate--CoA ligase CCL4-like, translated as MNTLSHTYLNLRNYSSSPSFHQFMPSLPCPPRPLKQRTSTINASLSPPHLSINSTPLSPQLANVQPTSAAIANNITSLTPMQFLERAAVVYGDCPSILYKDITRTWSDTRTRCLKLASSIAALGITRGDVVSVVAPNVPAMCELHFAVPMAGAVLNTINTRLDSNNISNLLRHCDSKLVFVDSQFASLVWEAITLLPPHLPRPILVLIEDQEYSYIDNSFDHDYEIMVENGDAAFEWVRPRSEWDPIALNYTSGTTYAPKGVVHSHRSAFLQSVNTLFEWSVPRQPVYLWTVPMFHCNGWSFAWGLAAVGGVNVCLRRVDAPSIYQALEEHGATHMCAAPVVLNMLSCYTGKTLAAPVHVLTGGAPPPAAVLGRAESLGFILTQGYGLTETGGLVVMCTWKQEWDHLKGSERARLKARQGVGSICTTEVDVVDSYTGKSVARDGKTIGEVVLRGGTLMSGYLNDEEGTSRCMKENGWFWTGDMGVMHEDGYLEVKDRSKDIIICGGENVSSVEVESVLYTHSAVHEAAVVARPCKHWGETACAFVSLKAEKKPTEKEIREFCKERMPLFMVPRSVVFMPELPKTSTGKIQKFLLRDMAKQI; from the exons ATGAATACTCTCTCACACACATACCTCAACTTGAGGAACTATTCTTCCTCTCCATCCTTCCACCAATTCATGCCATCTCTTCCATGCCCGCCGCGGCCACTCAAACAACGTACTAGTACAATCAATGCTTCATTATCACCACCTCACCTCTCCATCAACTCAACTCCTCTCTCTCCACAACTCGCCAACGTACAACCAACATCAGCTGCAATTGCAAACAATATAACTTCTCTGACTCCAATGCAATTTCTTGAAAGAGCCGCTGTCGTTTACGGCGACTGCCCTTCCATTCTCTACAAAGACATCACTCGCACCTGGTCCGACACCCGCACCAGATGCCTCAAACTCGCATCCTCCATCGCCGCCCTAGGCATCACCCGTGGCGACGTCGTATCAGTGGTGGCCCCCAACGTCCCCGCCATGTGCGAGCTCCACTTCGCAGTTCCCATGGCCGGAGCCGTCCTCAACACCATAAACACCCGCCTCGACTCCAACAACATCTCCAACTTGCTCCGCCACTGCGACTCCAAGCTCGTGTTCGTCGACTCACAGTTTGCATCTCTTGTCTGGGAAGCTATAACGCTGCTTCCGCCTCATCTTCCCCGCCCGATATTAGTCCTCATCGAAGACCAAGAATATAGCTATATCGACAATTCGTTTGATCATGATTACGAGATCATGGTGGAAAACGGTGACGCGGCGTTCGAGTGGGTCCGGCCCCGCAGCGAGTGGGACCCGATCGCGCTGAACTACACCTCCGGCACGACTTACGCGCCGAAGGGGGTGGTGCACAGCCACCGGAGCGCATTTCTACAATCGGTCAACACGCTGTTCGAGTGGTCCGTGCCGCGGCAGCCCGTGTACCTGTGGACGGTGCCGATGTTCCACTGCAACGGATGGAGCTTTGCATGGGGTTTGGCGGCGGTGGGAGGCGTCAACGTCTGCCTCCGCCGTGTGGATGCGCCGTCTATTTACCAGGCTCTGGAGGAGCATGGAGCGACGCACATGTGCGCCGCTCCGGTGGTGCTGAATATGTTGAGCTGTTACACCGGGAAGACGTTGGCCGCTCCTGTGCATGTCTTGACCGGCGGAGCGCCGCCGCCTGCGGCGGTCCTTGGGCGGGCCGAGTCGTTGGGGTTCATTTTGACTCAAGGGTACGGGCTGACTGAGACAGGTGGCCTTGTTGTGATGTGCACGTGGAAGCAAGAATGGGACCATTTGAAAG GGTCGGAGAGAGCGAGGCTGAAGGCAAGACAAGGAGTGGGATCTATTTGCACCACTGAAGTGGACGTGGTGGACTCATACACTGGAAAGAGCGTGGCTCGAGACGGCAAGACGATTGGGGAGGTGGTGCTGAGAGGCGGCACATTGATGTCGGGCTATCTAAACGATGAAGAGGGAACATCGCGGTGCATGAAGGAGAATGGGTGGTTTTGGACAGGAGACATGGGCGTGATGCATGAAGACGGCTACTTGGAAGTCAAGGATAGGTCCAAAGATATAATCATATGCGGTGGAGAGAATGTCAGCAGCGTGGAGGTTGAGTCCGTTCTTTACACTCACTCTGCCGTGCATGAGGCGGCTGTGGTGGCACGGCCGTGTAAGCACTGGGGGGAAACGGCGTGTGCATTTGTGAGCTTGAAAGCGGAGAAGAAGCCAACGGAGAAGGAGATAAGGGAGTTCTGTAAGGAGAGGATGCCGCTTTTCATGGTGCCCAGGTCGGTTGTGTTCATGCCGGAGCTGCCCAAGACATCTACCGGAAAAATACAGAAATTTTTGCTACGGGATATGGCTAAACAAATCTAA
- the LOC125213121 gene encoding probable pectinesterase/pectinesterase inhibitor 34, with product MEYGRLGPPEPTSGGSSTRSLTPDPTRAPKKSRLKLLLLLAATLLAASAVAASLVALVVRNRVDDSSGASSAALHARRPSKAISYACGRTRYPTLCVNSLLDFPGAASASGKDLVHISVNMTLRKFGRALYSVAEISNLKMDPRVRSAYDDCLELLDDSVDLLARSLTTVAPAGSSGGGSTQDVLTWLSASLTNQDTCTDGFSELSGYVKNQMTDRLKDLSELVSNCLAIYAAAAGDEDFSGIPIQNRRRRLLGGEKAHKHFPVWLSRRDRKLLDLPVTAINADIVVSHDGNGTYKTITEAIKKAPEYSSRRFIIYVRAGRYEETILKVGRKKTNIMFIGDGKGKTVISTGKSIQDNMTTFHTAGFAATGTGFIARDITFENWAGPSKHQAVALRVGADHAVIYRCNVIGYQDTLYVHSQRQFYRECDIYGTVDFIFGNAAVVFQNCSIHARKPLPGQKNTITAQNRKDPNQNTGISIHACRIIAEPDLEAAKGAYPTYLGRPWKLYSRTVYLQSYFGDHIHPRGWLEWNATFALDTLYYGEYMNYGPGGAIGQRVKWPGYRVITAVEEASKFTVAQFIYGSSWLPSTGVAFLAGLTT from the exons ATGGAATACGGCAGGCTCGGACCACCCGAACCTACCAGCGGCGGCTCCTCAACTCGTAGCCTAACCCCTGACCCCACCCGCGCCCCCAAAAAGTCCAGACTCaagctcctcctcctcctcgccgCCACGCTCCTAGCTGCCTCCGCCGTCGCCGCCTCCCTCGTCGCCCTCGTCGTCCGCAACAGAGTCGACGACTCCAGCGGCGCCTCCTCCGCCGCGCTCCACGCCCGCCGCCCCTCCAAGGCCATCTCCTACGCCTGCGGCAGGACTCGCTACCCGACTCTCTGCGTCAACTCGCTCCTCGACTTCCCCGgcgccgcctccgcctccggCAAGGACCTCGTCCACATTTCCGTCAACATGACCCTCCGCAAATTCGGCCGCGCGCTCTACTCCGTCGCCGAGATCAGCAACCTCAAAATGGATCCCCGCGTCAG ATCAGCATACGACGACTGCCTCGAGCTTCTAGACGATTCGGTGGATCTCCTCGCGCGATCGCTCACCACCGTCGCGCCGGCGGGAAGCAGCGGCGGAGGATCGACGCAGGATGTGCTGACGTGGCTGAGCGCGTCGTTGACGAACCAGGACACCTGCACTGACGGATTCTCGGAGCTGAGCGGCTACGTGAAGAATCAGATGACGGATCGGTTGAAGGATTTGTCGGAGCTGGTGAGCAATTGCCTCGCGATATACGCTGCGGCCGCTGGCGACGAGGATTTCTCCGGCATTCCGATACAGAACCGGCGGAGGAGGCTCCTCGGCGGCGAGAAGGCGCACAAGCATTTTCCGGTGTGGCTGTCGCGGAGGGACAGGAAGCTGCTGGACTTGCCGGTGACGGCGATCAACGCCGATATAGTGGTGTCGCACGACGGCAACGGCACGTACAAGACGATCACGGAGGCGATCAAGAAGGCGCCGGAATACAGTAGTCGCCGATTTATCATCTACGTGAGGGCAGGAAG GTATGAGGAGACTATATTAAAGGTGGGGAGAAAGAAGACAAACATAATGTTCATTGGGGACGGTAAGGGCAAGACAGTCATTTCAACAGGGAAGAGCATCCAAGATAATATGACAACATTCCACACCGCGGGATTTG CTGCAACTGGTACTGGATTCATTGCAAGGGATATAACATTTGAGAACTGGGCCGGGCCAAGCAAGCACCAGGCCGTGGCCCTCCGCGTCGGGGCGGACCATGCCGTCATCTACCGGTGCAACGTCATTGGCTACCAAGATACGCTCTACGTCCACTCGCAGCGCCAGTTCTACCGGGAGTGCGACATCTACGGCACCGTGGACTTCATCTTCGGCAACGCGGCCGTCGTGTTCCAGAACTGCAGCATCCACGCCCGGAAGCCGTTGCCGGGCCAGAAGAACACCATCACGGCCCAAAACCGCAAGGACCCTAATCAGAACACGGGCATCTCGATCCACGCCTGCCGGATCATAGCGGAGCCCGACTTGGAGGCGGCGAAGGGTGCGTACCCGACGTACCTAGGGCGGCCATGGAAGCTGTACTCGCGGACGGTGTACTTGCAGTCCTACTTTGGGGACCACATCCACCCAAGAGGGTGGTTGGAGTGGAATGCAACATTTGCACTAGACACATTGTACTATGGGGAGTACATGAACTACGGCCCTGGGGGCGCGATTGGGCAGCGCGTGAAATGGCCGGGGTATCGTGTGATAACCGCGGTGGAGGAGGCGAGCAAGTTCACGGTGGCCCAGTTCATCTATGGGTCGTCGTGGCTGCCTTCCACCGGGGTGGCGTTCTTGGCTGGCCTAACAACttga
- the LOC125215795 gene encoding probable acyl-activating enzyme 4, protein MPFIPCPPRPLKQRTIHASITPPHLSNNNPSPQKLGNVKSTSAANNQTSLSPMHFLDRAVVIYGNCPSIIHKDITRTWSETRTRCLKLASSIAALGITRGDVVSVVAPNIPATCELHFAVPMAGAVLNTINTRLDTNSISNLLRHCDSKLVFVDSQFASLVWEAVSLLPPHLRRPILVLIEDQEYIYSDNSFDHDYETMVENGDAAFEWVRPRSEWDPIALNYTSGTTAAPKGVVHSHRSAFLQSVNTILQCCMPQRPVFLWTVPMFHSNGWSFAWGMAAVGGVNVCLRRVDAPSIHQALEEYGVTHMCAAPVVLNMLSSYAGNTLTAPVHVLTGGAPPPTVVLEQAESLGFIVTHGYGLTETGGLAVMCTWKQEWDHLSGPERARLKARQGVGSICSAEVDVVDPYTGRSVARDSKTIGEVVLRGGTLMLGYLNDEEGTSQCMKENGWFWTGDMGVMHEDGYLEVKDRSKDIIICGGENVSSIEVEAALYSHPAVHEAAVVARPCKYWGETPCAFVSLKEAHEKPTEKEIRECCKKRMPLFMVPRLVVFLPELPKTSTGKVQKFLLRDMAKQI, encoded by the exons ATGCCGTTTATTCCATGCCCGCCGCGGCCACTCAAACAGCGTACAATCCATGCTTCAATAACACCGCCTCACCTCTCCAACAACAACCCATCTCCTCAAAAACTCGGCAACGTAAAATCAACATCAGCTGCAAACAATCAAACTTCTCTGAGTCCTATGCACTTTCTTGATAGAGCCGTGGTCATCTACGGCAACTGCCCTTCCATTATCCACAAAGACATCACTCGCACGTGGTCCGAGACCCGCACCAGATGCCTCAAACTCGCATCCTCCATCGCCGCCCTAGGCATCACCCGCGGCGACGTCGTATCAGTGGTGGCCCCCAACATCCCCGCCACGTGCGAGCTCCACTTCGCCGTTCCCATGGCCGGCGCCGTCCTCAACACCATCAACACCCGCCTCGACACCAACAGCATCTCCAACTTGCTCCGCCACTGCGACTCCAAGCTCGTGTTCGTCGACTCACAGTTCGCATCTCTTGTCTGGGAAGCTGTGTCGCTGCTTCCGCCGCATCTTCGCCGCCCTATATTAGTTCTCATCGAAGACCAAGAATATATCTACAGTGACAATTCGTTTGATCATGATTACGAAACCATGGTGGAAAACGGTGACGCGGCGTTCGAGTGGGTCCGGCCCCGCAGCGAGTGGGACCCGATCGCGCTGAACTACACCTCCGGCACGACTGCCGCGCCCAAGGGGGTGGTGCACAGCCATCGCAGCGCGTTTCTGCAGTCGGTGAACACAATCTTGCAGTGCTGCATGCCACAGCGGCCGGTGTTTCTTTGGACGGTGCCGATGTTCCACTCCAACGGGTGGAGCTTCGCATGGGGAATGGCGGCGGTGGGAGGCGTCAACGTGTGCCTCCGCCGCGTGGATGCGCCGTCTATTCACCAGGCTCTGGAGGAGTATGGAGTGACGCACATGTGCGCCGCGCCGGTGGTGCTCAATATGTTGAGCAGTTACGCCGGGAACACGTTGACAGCTCCTGTCCATGTCTTGACTGGCGGAGCGCCTCCGCCTACGGTGGTGCTAGAGCAGGCTGAGTCGTTGGGGTTTATTGTGACTCACGGCTACGGGTTGACTGAGACGGGAGGCCTTGCTGTGATGTGCACGTGGAAACAAGAATGGGACCACCTGTCAG GGCCGGAGAGAGCAAGACTAAAGGCAAGACAAGGAGTGGGATCTATTTGCTCTGCCGAAGTGGACGTGGTGGACCCATACACCGGCAGGAGCGTGGCCCGCGACAGCAAGACGATTGGGGAGGTGGTGCTGAGAGGCGGCACATTGATGTTGGGATATCTGAATGATGAAGAGGGAACATCGCAGTGCATGAAAGAGAATGGGTGGTTTTGGACAGGAGACATGGGCGTGATGCATGAAGACGGCTACTTGGAAGTCAAGGATAGGTCCAAAGATATCATCATCTGCGGCGGAGAGAATGTCAGCAGCATTGAGGTGGAGGCCGCTCTCTACAGTCACCCCGCCGTGCATGAGGCGGCTGTGGTGGCTCGGCCATGTAAGTACTGGGGCGAAACGCCGTGTGCGTTCGTGAGCTTGAAGGAGGCTCACGAGAAGCCAACGGAGAAGGAGATAAGGGAATGCTGTAAGAAGAGGATGCCACTTTTCATGGTGCCTAGGTTGGTGGTGTTCTTGCCCGAGCTGCCCAAGACGTCTACCGGAAAAGTCCAGAAATTCTTACTCCGAGATATGGCTAAACAAATctga
- the LOC125216592 gene encoding wax ester synthase/diacylglycerol acyltransferase 11-like, which produces MARKKEEEEEDEPMSPTGRMMQTPKFNVCIVIFLGFYTKIDPILFKKGVQQALVKHPRFCSILVTSRGRYTWRRTAVDIDKHLFVPDVSAAAESPDEFVSEYASRLSEIPLDAAAKPLWEFHILNVKTSEAEAVVLMKVHHSLGDGVSLIALTHACSRKLDDPAALPVLPLPSKKRQEGGGGRGLLKFLWMMILILFYTLVDAAEFVATLLFHSDVQTPVRAGRGVRLSRKRFVHRIVSLDDVKFIKNAMNVSVNDVVLGVTEAGLSRYLNSIYVKNKENVAENKEKNSNSVPQNLGMRSTVIFNLRPSPTIEDMARMLEKQEVNGMLGNKIAMVLLPFTIALQDDPLTYIRRAKSTMDRKKLSLAHQGAYITMKLISSLFGTKAAARLTRAVFRNTTFTFSNVMGPTEEVNLFGHHLRYIAPSVCGFPQSFIIHYQSYSNKIIISIGADEKLIPNPDQLCDDLVKSLQNIKEAVKEKVLASASLDYC; this is translated from the exons atggcgagaaagaaagaagaagaggaagaagacgagCCCATGAGCCCGACGGGGCGAATGATGCAAACCCCCAAATTCAATGTCTGCATAGTAATATTCTTGGGATTTTACACAAAAATCGATCCCATTTTATTCAAGAAAGGCGTGCAACAAGCTCTGGTTAAGCACCCTCGCTTCTGCAGCATCCTC GTGACGAGCAGGGGCAGGTACACGTGGAGGCGGACAGCAGTGGACATCGACAAACACCTCTTCGTCCCGGATGTGAGCGCGGCCGCGGAATCTCCGGACGAGTTCGTGTCAGAGTACGCGTCGAGGCTGTCGGAGATTCCGTTGGACGCGGCAGCGAAGCCGCTGTGGGAGTTCCACATTCTGAACGTGAAGACGTcggaggcggaggcggtggTGTTGATGAAGGTCCACCACTCCTTAGGCGACGGCGTCTCGCTCATTGCGCTCACGCACGCCTGCTCCAGGAAGCTCGATGATCCCGCCGCCTTGCCTGTGCTTCCGCTGCCGTCCAAGAAGCGGCAGGAAGGCGGCGGCGGGAGAGGGCTGCTGAAATTCCTTTGgatgatgattttgattttgttctaCACTTTGGTGGATGCGGCGGAGTTTGTTGCGACGTTGCTGTTTCACAGTGACGTGCAGACTCCGGTGAGAGCTGGCCGAGGCGTTAGGCTCTCCCGGAAGAGATTCGTGCATAGGATCGTTAGTCTCGACGACGTTAAGTTCATCAAAAACGCCATGAACGTG AGCGTTAATGATGTGGTCCTCGGAGTCACAGAGGCAGGCCTCAGTCGTTATCTCAACTCAATATACG tgaaaaataaagaaaatgtggCAGAAAACAAGGAGAAGAACAGTAATTCTGTACCACAAAATCTGGGCATGCGATCAACTGTTATCTTTAATCTCAGGCCATCTCCAACAATTGAG GATATGGCAAGGATGTTGGAGAAACAGGAGGTGAATGGAATGTTGGGCAACAAAATAGCAATGGTTCTTCTTCCATTCACCATAGCTCTGCAAGATGACCCATTGACATACATCCGTAGGGCAAAATCCACCATGGATAGAAAGAAATTGTCACTCGCTCACCAAGGCGCCTACATCACCATGAAGCTAATTAGCTCGTTGTTCGGAACCAAG GCAGCGGCACGTTTGACTCGGGCTGTTTTCCGAAACACAACATTTACTTTCTCTAATGTGATGGGTCCCACTGAGGAGGTCAATTTATTTGGACATCATTTACGCTACATTGCGCCTTCTGTTTGCGGATTTCCTCAA TCGTTCATTATCCATTACCAAAGTTATAGTAATAAGATAATAATTTCGATCGGCGCTGATGAAAAATTGATCCCAAATCCTGATCAACTCTGCGATGATTTAGTCAAGTCTCTTCAAAACATTAAGGAAGCTGTCAAAGAAAAGGTTCTCGCATCAGCTTCTCTCGATTACTGCTGA
- the LOC125215908 gene encoding wax ester synthase/diacylglycerol acyltransferase 11-like, whose protein sequence is MKNSKMKSMAIKKEEMEKKEEEEEEPMSPTGRMMLAPKFNIFIILFMGYYSKIDPILFKKCIHQTLLKHPRFSSILVASGASFRWRRTAVDLDRHIFVPDVAAATESPDEFVAEYASRLSEIPMDAVAKPLWEFHVLNVKTSDAEAVVVMKIHHSLGDGVSLVALTHACSRKLDDPASLPVLPLPSKKRREGGSGGRGLLKFIWMVVLILFYTLVDVAAFVATLLFLRDVKTPVGAGRGVRLSRKRFAHRIVSLEDVKFVKNAMNVSVNDVALGVTEAGLSRYHNSLYVKNGEKGGENNLPKNVSIRSTVVFNLRPSPTIEDLAEMLEKEELNGMWGNVIAIVLLPFSIALQDDPLTYIRRAKSTMDRKKLSLAHQCACITMKLTSSFFGIKAAARLTRAVFRNTTFTFSNVMGPTEEVNLFGHHLRYIAPSVCGFPQSLIIHYLSYNDKIIISIGADEKLIANPDQLCDDLV, encoded by the exons ATGAAAAACTCCAAAATGAAATCAATGGCgataaagaaagaagaaatggagaaaaaagaagaagaagaagaggagccGATGAGTCCCACCGGTCGAATGATGCTAGCCCCCAAATTCAATATCttcataatattattcatGGGTTATTACTCCAAAATCGATCCCATTTTATTCAAGAAATGCATCCACCAAACTCTCCTCAAGCACCCTCGTTTCTCCAGCATCCTC GTGGCGAGCGGGGCCAGTTTCCGTTGGAGGCGGACCGCGGTGGACCTTGACCGCCACATCTTCGTCCCGGACGTGGCCGCGGCCACAGAATCTCCGGACGAGTTCGTGGCGGAGTACGCGTCGAGGCTGTCGGAGATTCCGATGGACGCGGTGGCGAAGCCGCTGTGGGAGTTCCACGTGCTGAACGTGAAGACGTCGGACGCGGAGGCGGTGGTGGTGATGAAGATCCACCACTCCTTAGGCGACGGCGTCTCCCTCGTTGCGCTCACCCACGCCTGCTCCAGGAAGCTCGACGATCCCGCCTCCTTGCCGGTGCTTCCGCTGCCGTCCAAGAAGCGCCGGGAAGGCGGCAGCGGCGGGAGAGGATTACTGAAATTCATTTGGAtggttgttttgattttgttttatacatTGGTGGATGTGGCGGCGTTTGTTGCGACGTTGCTGTTTCTGAGAGACGTGAAGACTCCGGTGGGAGCCGGGCGCGGCGTTAGGCTCAGCCGGAAGAGATTTGCGCATAGGATCGTTAGTCTTGAAGATGTCAAGTTTGTCAAGAACGCCATGAACGTG AGCGTTAATGATGTGGCCCTCGGAGTAACGGAGGCCGGCCTCAGTCGTTATCACAACTCATTATACG TGAAGAATGGAGAAAAAGGGGGAGAAAACAATCTACCGAAAAATGTAAGTATTCGATCAACTGTGGTGTTTAACCTCAGACCATCTCCAACAATTGAG gatTTGGCTGAGATGCTGGAGAAAGAGGAGTTGAATGGGATGTGGGGCAACGTAATAGCAATAGTTCTTCTTCCATTCAGTATTGCTTTGCAAGATGATCCATTAACATACATTCGTAGAGCTAAATCCACCATGGATCGAAAGAAACTATCACTTGCTCACCAATGCGCCTGCATTACCATGAAATTAACTAGCTCTTTCTTCGGAATCAag GCAGCAGCGCGTTTGACTCGGGCTGTTTTCCGAAACACAACATTTACTTTCTCTAATGTGATGGGTCCCACTGAGGAGGTCAATTTATTTGGACATCATTTACGCTACATTGCGCCTTCTGTTTGCGGATTTCCTCAA TCGTTGATTATCCATTACCTAAGCtacaatgataaaataataatttctatcGGCGCTGATGAAAAGTTGATCGCAAATCCTGATCAACTATGCGATGATTTGGTCTGA